Below is a genomic region from Triticum dicoccoides isolate Atlit2015 ecotype Zavitan chromosome 5A, WEW_v2.0, whole genome shotgun sequence.
GCTCGACGACCTCCCGGAGTGGATCCTTGTGGAAGAGATTTTCGTCCGTTTGCCGCCCAGGGACATCGTCCGCTGCCGAGCCGTCCGCAGGTGGTGGCGAAGTGCCACCTCCACCGACAAGTTCATGCTGgaccaccaccgccgccagcccTTCCTCCTGATCCTCAGCCACGTCGTTGAACCGCAGAAAACCAGCCTCATGTTATCCTTTGACACCGAAGCAGTCCAGCAACGGCTCTGCCCGGTCATCCGGACCTTATACTCCGGTATACTCGAGGCTACGTGTGATGGCCTCCTCATCGTCTCCCACGGAGCCACGGTGCATGAGTTCTTCAATCTGCAACCCGGTCACCTGCAAGTGTGCTCCCCTACGGACGCCTCGGAATCAACTGAACTATTACTACCAGATTGTCGGCTTCTATCGGCACCAACCATCCGGAGAGTACCGAGTCCTTTGGGTCTCTTGTCCGACATACAACACAAATCACAGAACTTTTTACTGCGTCATGTCGGTGGGATCCAATTATATAAGACAAATCGGACAAGGATGCGTCCCGCCGTTACGTGAGCAGCTTCCCGGTTCGTCTGGCTATCCGCCAATCGACCACCATGGCAGCTTGCACTGGACAATTGTAAGATACGACCGCTGTGATGCCGGCTACATAATGGTGTTCAAGACAGCAGATGAAACATTTCGGTTGATGTGTTGTCCTCCCCAGTTGCCCTCACAACAATTGCTGTTGGAGATAGATGGCACTCTTGCTTTGTGTGGCATCAGCAGTGATAGAGTCACCATAGATATTTGGGTGGTACAAGCCTATGATGCTGAAGCCTGGTCCTTCAAGCATCGGATTAatttatcagggatggatgaatCACCATTTGTTGACTTGAAGGTTCCTAGAATGGCTGTGCTCAGTGATGGTGAGCTGCTGATCCAGTTTGCTCCTACGCATGTGGTTCGCTATGACATCGATGGCAGATTTGTAGAATATGTGAAAAGCGAAGAGGACCAAGACAAGAACTTGTGGCTTACCAGGCATCGCCTCCAGGAGAGCCTTATTCCCCTTCCATTATCCAACGAGATGCAAGAAGGAGGTGCTGCAAGTGTGGAGCCTCCATTCTTCATAGGGCTATAGCCTTGCTTCATCTGATGGTTTGCAGCCCGGTGTGAGAATTATTCTAGATAACTATTGTCATTGTTCTTAGTTCTTCCTTTTAAAAGTACTAGTAGTAGAATGAAACACTTCGGATGATTCTGTATTCTCAAACTGCTTCTGTCCACATATTGTCACACCACATTTTTTCCTAGCAATTACACTGGCTGGTTGATCAACTGCCCTGAAATTGTACTAGTGTTGTGCAAATCGGAACACATACAGATTTTATCGATC
It encodes:
- the LOC119297640 gene encoding uncharacterized protein LOC119297640 produces the protein MASSSSPTEPRCMSSSICNPVTCKCAPLRTPRNQLNYYYQIVGFYRHQPSGEYRVLWVSCPTYNTNHRTFYCVMSVGSNYIRQIGQGCVPPLREQLPGSSGYPPIDHHGSLHWTIVRYDRCDAGYIMVFKTADETFRLMCCPPQLPSQQLLLEIDGTLALCGISSDRVTIDIWVVQAYDAEAWSFKHRINLSGMDESPFVDLKVPRMAVLSDGELLIQFAPTHVVRYDIDGRFVEYVKSEEDQDKNLWLTRHRLQESLIPLPLSNEMQEGGAASVEPPFFIGL